In Mucilaginibacter boryungensis, a single window of DNA contains:
- a CDS encoding type 1 glutamine amidotransferase domain-containing protein: MASLSEKKVAILTEEGFEQVELTSPKKALEAAGATVHVISPRSGKIKAWDTDKWGIEIDVDKTLDSVSPDDYDALVLPGGVMNPDKLRQNKSAVAFVSAFLDESKPVAAICHGPQMLIETGLIGGRTLTSFPSLQTDIKNAGGHWIDEEVVVDNGLVTSRRPDDLPAFNKKAIEEIAEGVHAL; encoded by the coding sequence ATGGCCAGTTTAAGTGAAAAAAAAGTAGCCATCCTAACTGAGGAAGGCTTTGAGCAGGTGGAACTAACCAGCCCTAAAAAAGCATTAGAAGCAGCCGGTGCAACCGTGCATGTCATATCACCCCGCAGCGGAAAAATAAAAGCTTGGGATACAGATAAATGGGGCATTGAAATTGACGTGGATAAAACACTTGATAGCGTTAGTCCGGACGATTATGATGCCCTTGTACTGCCCGGTGGGGTAATGAATCCTGATAAATTACGCCAAAATAAATCGGCCGTAGCTTTTGTGTCGGCATTTTTGGATGAAAGCAAGCCTGTAGCCGCCATTTGTCACGGGCCACAGATGCTGATTGAAACCGGACTAATTGGCGGACGCACTTTAACCTCGTTCCCATCGCTGCAAACCGATATAAAAAATGCCGGCGGCCATTGGATAGATGAGGAAGTGGTGGTTGACAACGGATTGGTAACCAGCCGCCGCCCTGACGATTTGCCGGCATTTAATAAGAAAGCGATAGAAGAAATTGCCGAAGGCGTACATGCCTTATAA
- a CDS encoding MarR family winged helix-turn-helix transcriptional regulator codes for MEITEPISRKLIHLGKVYLNVLSKRVDHLGINRYWYILSLIHANNGLLTQKELAARLGKDKSAMVNIIDFLTERGYVYREINPADRRQHLLKVTEKAGNAVPEIVAAFEAINKTAATDILPAEMEIFNRVLLKMEENLKPYATEEMNIKLNLNK; via the coding sequence ATGGAAATAACAGAACCCATATCGCGTAAACTTATTCATTTAGGTAAGGTGTATTTAAATGTTTTATCTAAACGGGTAGATCATTTAGGCATTAACCGTTACTGGTATATTTTATCGCTGATACATGCCAACAACGGATTGTTAACGCAAAAAGAGTTGGCGGCCAGGTTGGGGAAGGATAAATCGGCCATGGTAAACATTATCGATTTTTTAACAGAACGGGGATATGTTTATAGAGAAATTAACCCGGCCGACCGCAGGCAGCATTTATTAAAGGTAACAGAAAAGGCAGGGAATGCCGTCCCTGAAATTGTGGCCGCTTTTGAAGCCATTAATAAAACAGCGGCCACTGATATATTACCGGCCGAGATGGAAATATTTAACCGCGTATTGTTGAAAATGGAAGAAAACCTAAAACCTTACGCTACCGAAGAAATGAATATAAAATTAAACCTAAATAAGTAA
- a CDS encoding efflux RND transporter periplasmic adaptor subunit, translated as MKIRYIAFIIIGLIVCFLIYNKLWGSKAKEAQAMGATKGKGKRKSGPIPVKVMIVKDTIVINNIDVTGSIDANEKVSLISQTAGNITGIYFKEGSHVSKGQLLVKVYNQDLQASLQQNQYQVALAKETEYRNKVLLQKEAISKEEYETSLTNLNSLKSQADMIKAQISRTEIRAPFSGTIGLRNVSPGGYLSPSTSIATLVNIDPAKLTFSVPERYLPLIQKGSKINFTVASSSKTFQAKVYAIEPAIDVTSRTITVRAEAPNPKDELTAGSFAKINLTLDQIPKTIMVPTECVIPDLKSSKVFVVKKGVAAAKFVETDLRTDTKIQITKGLKPGDSLIVSGIIQMRPKVPLKIVKVIK; from the coding sequence ATGAAGATCAGGTACATAGCATTTATAATTATTGGCTTAATTGTGTGCTTTTTAATTTACAACAAGCTTTGGGGTTCTAAGGCTAAAGAAGCCCAGGCCATGGGCGCAACCAAAGGTAAGGGCAAAAGGAAAAGTGGCCCTATCCCCGTTAAGGTGATGATTGTTAAGGACACCATTGTAATTAATAATATTGATGTTACCGGATCTATTGATGCCAACGAAAAGGTAAGCCTGATCAGTCAGACAGCGGGCAATATAACGGGTATTTATTTTAAAGAAGGCAGCCATGTAAGTAAAGGCCAGCTACTGGTTAAAGTTTACAACCAGGACCTGCAGGCCTCGTTACAGCAAAACCAGTACCAGGTAGCCTTAGCTAAAGAAACGGAATATCGTAATAAGGTATTGCTTCAAAAGGAAGCCATAAGCAAGGAAGAGTACGAAACATCGCTAACTAACCTTAACTCGTTAAAATCCCAGGCGGATATGATCAAAGCGCAGATATCGCGTACCGAGATCAGGGCACCATTTTCGGGCACTATTGGTTTGCGCAATGTTAGTCCGGGTGGTTACCTGTCACCCTCAACATCCATTGCTACACTTGTAAATATCGATCCTGCTAAACTTACCTTTTCTGTTCCCGAACGCTACCTGCCTTTAATTCAAAAAGGAAGTAAAATTAATTTCACGGTGGCAAGTTCGTCCAAAACTTTCCAGGCTAAAGTTTATGCTATTGAGCCGGCTATTGATGTTACATCGCGCACCATCACCGTGCGGGCCGAAGCGCCAAACCCTAAAGACGAGCTTACTGCCGGCAGCTTCGCCAAAATAAACCTGACGCTGGACCAGATACCTAAAACCATTATGGTACCAACCGAATGTGTGATACCCGATTTGAAAAGCAGTAAGGTATTCGTAGTTAAAAAAGGTGTAGCCGCAGCGAAATTTGTAGAGACCGACCTGCGCACCGATACCAAAATACAGATTACCAAAGGCCTGAAGCCGGGTGATAGTTTAATTGTATCGGGCATTATACAAATGCGCCCTAAAGTGCCATTGAAAATTGTTAAAGTTATCAAGTAA
- a CDS encoding efflux RND transporter permease subunit, which translates to MSLSSVSIKRPVLATVLSVVIVVFGIIGYTFLGVRDFPSVDPPIISVSTSYSGASSDVIESQITEPLEKAINGVPGIRNITSTSSVGSSNITVEFNLDADLETAANDVRDKVSQAQRQLPQDIDAPPVVTKADASADQIITVTVSSNTRNINQVDDYAENVLQEGLQTIPGVSSINIQGQRQYAMRLWIDPNKLSALRLAATDIRDALSKENVELPAGKIEGNNTELAVRALGKLHTVKDFNDLIIRADSNRVIHFSDIGYATLGSANEESSLKESGVPEVGLAIVPQPGANYVQIAKDFYKRLEQIKKDLPPDIKVVVALDNTRFINQSISEVKETLLISFILVVIIIYLFFRDWLIAFRPLIDIPVSLIGAFFIMYVFGFSINILTLLGIVLATGLVVDDGIVVTENIYKKVEAGMEVRKAAFEGSAEIFFAVVSTSVTLAAVFLPIVFLQGFTGRLFREFAVVVAGAVLISAFVSLSLTPMLNVKLIRKNSKKSRFYEKTEPFFERMTNAYTETLTNAMKWRWTSWPILAVCLIGVYIFLKVIPSELAPLDDRSLLRYSVTAPEGSSYEFTSKYMDNISQLIEDSIPEKNVNISITAFGRGGSGSVNTGFGRIGLVPPDQRKRTQAQIADYLTKKLSRFPDARAIVVQEQTISGGGSGARTSLPIQFVLQNQDFEKIRKILPDFLAEVQKSSVLQTPDVDLKFTKPELTVVTDRDRARDLGVNVADIAATLQLYYSAGRIDYFLINGKQYQVVAQVTRVNRDQPLDLKSIFVRSSNGNLVQLDNVVKISEDAIPPSIYHFNRFKSATIQAGLAPGHSMSEGIAEMQRIAKEKLDPTFSTALSGPSRDFSESSSNIVFAFAFALLLIYLVLAAQFESFIDPFIVMMTVPLAIAGAFMSLWLFNQTLNIFSEIGMITLVGLVTKNGILIVEFANQRMEHGLSKYEAVIEAATSRLRPILMTSLAVVLGSVPIAFALGAGAKSRVSLGIVIIGGMLFSLMLTLYVIPMIYMMIAAKERHDPDAEDEDMPKKPRRLNKKEPKLIENL; encoded by the coding sequence ATGAGTTTATCCTCAGTAAGTATAAAACGGCCGGTACTGGCAACTGTATTATCGGTTGTAATTGTGGTATTTGGCATCATTGGCTACACATTTTTAGGTGTGCGCGATTTCCCTTCGGTCGATCCGCCTATTATTTCGGTTAGTACCAGTTATTCGGGTGCAAGCTCGGACGTGATCGAATCGCAGATAACCGAGCCGCTTGAAAAAGCGATCAACGGCGTACCGGGTATCCGTAATATCACTTCAACAAGTTCGGTAGGTAGCAGTAACATTACGGTAGAGTTTAACCTGGACGCCGATTTGGAAACTGCCGCGAATGATGTGCGCGATAAGGTATCGCAAGCGCAACGCCAGTTACCGCAGGATATTGACGCCCCGCCGGTAGTAACCAAAGCCGATGCCAGCGCCGACCAGATCATTACCGTAACGGTTAGCAGTAATACCCGTAACATTAACCAGGTTGATGATTACGCCGAAAACGTTTTACAGGAAGGCTTGCAAACTATACCAGGTGTAAGCTCTATCAACATACAAGGCCAGCGCCAATATGCTATGCGCCTTTGGATAGACCCGAACAAACTTTCGGCCCTGCGTTTAGCAGCAACCGACATCAGGGATGCCTTAAGCAAAGAGAACGTGGAATTACCTGCCGGTAAAATAGAGGGTAACAATACCGAGTTGGCTGTCCGTGCACTGGGTAAACTACATACCGTAAAAGATTTTAACGACCTTATTATCCGTGCCGATAGCAACAGGGTTATCCATTTCAGCGATATTGGTTATGCTACCTTAGGTTCAGCTAATGAAGAATCTTCGTTAAAGGAATCAGGTGTACCCGAAGTAGGTTTGGCCATTGTGCCGCAGCCGGGGGCTAACTATGTTCAGATAGCTAAGGATTTTTATAAAAGGTTAGAACAGATAAAAAAAGACCTGCCGCCAGATATTAAAGTGGTAGTGGCCTTGGATAATACCCGGTTTATTAACCAATCCATCAGCGAGGTAAAGGAAACGTTATTGATCTCGTTCATCCTGGTGGTTATTATCATCTACCTGTTCTTCCGCGACTGGCTGATCGCTTTCCGCCCTTTGATAGATATCCCGGTATCATTGATAGGGGCGTTCTTTATCATGTATGTTTTTGGCTTCTCTATCAATATCCTTACCCTGCTGGGTATTGTATTGGCTACAGGTTTGGTGGTAGATGACGGTATTGTGGTAACAGAAAATATCTATAAAAAGGTGGAAGCGGGCATGGAGGTACGTAAAGCCGCCTTTGAGGGCTCGGCCGAGATCTTCTTCGCGGTAGTGTCTACCTCGGTTACGTTGGCCGCGGTGTTCCTGCCTATCGTATTCCTGCAAGGGTTTACGGGGCGCTTGTTCCGCGAGTTTGCGGTGGTGGTTGCCGGGGCGGTATTAATATCGGCTTTCGTGTCACTTTCGCTTACGCCGATGCTGAATGTGAAGCTGATCCGTAAAAACTCAAAAAAGTCAAGGTTTTACGAAAAGACCGAACCATTTTTTGAACGCATGACCAATGCTTATACCGAGACATTGACCAATGCAATGAAATGGCGCTGGACATCGTGGCCTATTTTGGCTGTTTGTTTAATTGGGGTTTACATATTTTTAAAGGTCATCCCATCCGAACTGGCACCGCTTGATGACCGCAGCTTATTACGCTACTCCGTTACCGCGCCTGAAGGCTCATCGTACGAGTTCACCAGTAAGTACATGGATAACATTTCGCAATTAATAGAGGACTCAATCCCCGAAAAGAATGTGAATATTTCTATTACGGCATTTGGCCGTGGCGGCTCAGGTTCGGTAAACACTGGTTTTGGCCGTATTGGTTTGGTACCTCCCGATCAGCGTAAGCGTACCCAAGCCCAAATTGCCGATTATTTGACCAAAAAACTAAGCCGGTTCCCCGATGCCCGCGCCATTGTGGTGCAGGAGCAAACCATAAGTGGCGGTGGTAGTGGTGCGCGTACATCATTGCCTATCCAGTTTGTATTACAGAACCAGGATTTTGAAAAGATACGTAAGATATTGCCCGACTTTTTGGCCGAGGTGCAAAAAAGCAGCGTGCTGCAAACGCCCGATGTGGACTTGAAATTTACCAAACCCGAGCTGACCGTAGTAACCGACCGCGACCGCGCAAGGGATTTGGGTGTAAATGTGGCTGATATTGCTGCAACGCTGCAATTATATTACAGTGCCGGCCGGATAGATTATTTCCTTATTAATGGTAAGCAGTACCAGGTGGTGGCCCAGGTAACCCGGGTTAACCGCGACCAGCCCCTTGACCTAAAATCGATATTTGTGCGTAGTTCTAATGGTAACTTGGTACAACTGGATAACGTAGTTAAAATAAGCGAAGATGCTATCCCGCCGTCTATTTATCACTTTAACCGTTTTAAATCGGCCACTATACAGGCAGGGTTAGCGCCGGGGCATAGCATGAGCGAAGGTATTGCAGAAATGCAGCGCATAGCGAAAGAGAAACTTGACCCAACCTTCAGTACAGCGCTAAGCGGCCCATCGCGGGATTTTTCTGAATCATCATCCAACATCGTGTTTGCCTTTGCCTTTGCGCTGTTGCTGATATACCTTGTTTTGGCAGCCCAGTTCGAAAGTTTTATTGATCCGTTCATTGTAATGATGACCGTACCGCTGGCCATTGCAGGGGCTTTCATGTCGTTATGGTTGTTTAATCAAACCCTTAATATTTTCAGTGAGATTGGGATGATCACGCTGGTGGGTTTGGTAACTAAGAACGGTATTTTGATAGTAGAGTTTGCCAACCAGCGTATGGAACACGGCCTGAGCAAATACGAGGCGGTAATTGAAGCAGCAACTTCACGTTTGCGGCCTATATTAATGACCAGTCTGGCGGTAGTGTTAGGTTCGGTGCCAATTGCCTTCGCGCTGGGTGCCGGTGCAAAAAGCCGGGTATCGCTGGGTATAGTAATTATTGGCGGTATGCTGTTCTCGCTGATGCTAACACTGTATGTTATCCCCATGATATACATGATGATTGCAGCTAAAGAACGCCATGACCCGGATGCTGAAGACGAGGATATGCCTAAAAAGCCACGCAGGTTAAATAAAAAGGAACCCAAACTGATAGAGAATTTGTAA
- a CDS encoding TolC family protein, which produces MKFSKIVCLLFLCTAFAVSTYAQQAPLLTLRDAVEIALKNNYNIKLAQNNNTIAKNNVTPGNAGILPQVSASLTTNNSKQTITQTRSDGTVNNLNGIRNSNVSYGPSLNWTIFDGFAMFANYDQLKQLNQLSDVRMRDTIQSTIANVIATYYDLINQNEQLKALQGAIAISRTQYRIANDKFTVGRASKLEVLNAQVNLNTDTAAFLTQVQQFKANKIRMNQLLVRDLQTDFSVADTIVVDQNLKLADIINSAQTQNPAILSAEINKRLADINLRQVKATRYPTLSVGTGYTWTNSKTPAGFTRTQDAHGFNYGLTASINIFDGFNQWRKERNAKLQIDNAGIDAKQTRLEVEAQINNLYVSYLSGLDLVKLGQSNVEIAKRNLEISLDKYKLGNITPLEIREAQRNYLDAQSKFFAAQYQSKQAEITLKQITNSINIQ; this is translated from the coding sequence ATGAAATTTAGTAAAATAGTTTGCCTGTTGTTTTTATGCACCGCTTTTGCGGTTAGCACCTATGCGCAGCAAGCGCCGCTGCTAACGTTAAGGGACGCGGTTGAGATTGCATTAAAAAACAACTACAATATAAAGCTGGCCCAAAACAATAATACCATTGCCAAAAACAATGTTACACCAGGCAACGCGGGGATATTACCGCAGGTATCGGCCAGCCTGACAACTAATAACAGCAAGCAAACCATCACCCAAACACGTAGCGATGGTACGGTAAACAACCTTAACGGGATCAGGAACAGTAATGTGAGCTATGGCCCAAGTTTAAACTGGACCATTTTTGATGGCTTTGCCATGTTTGCCAATTACGATCAGCTAAAACAACTGAACCAGTTAAGCGATGTGCGCATGCGCGATACCATACAAAGCACCATAGCTAACGTAATTGCAACTTATTACGATCTGATTAACCAGAACGAGCAGTTAAAAGCCTTACAGGGGGCTATTGCCATATCGCGTACCCAATACCGCATTGCCAATGATAAGTTTACAGTAGGCCGCGCGTCAAAACTGGAAGTGCTGAACGCGCAGGTTAACCTGAATACCGACACCGCCGCATTCCTTACCCAGGTACAGCAATTTAAAGCCAATAAAATAAGGATGAACCAATTGCTGGTGCGCGACCTGCAAACTGATTTTTCGGTAGCGGATACCATTGTGGTTGATCAGAATTTAAAGCTTGCCGATATTATTAACAGCGCCCAGACACAAAACCCGGCCATACTATCGGCCGAGATAAATAAGCGTTTGGCCGATATTAACTTAAGGCAGGTTAAGGCTACGCGCTACCCTACCCTGAGCGTAGGTACCGGTTACACCTGGACCAACAGCAAAACCCCGGCAGGCTTTACCCGCACACAGGATGCGCATGGGTTTAATTATGGTTTGACAGCCTCTATCAATATTTTTGATGGCTTTAACCAATGGCGTAAAGAACGCAACGCCAAACTGCAAATTGACAACGCGGGTATAGATGCCAAACAAACACGTTTGGAGGTGGAAGCGCAGATAAATAACCTGTATGTAAGCTATCTTTCGGGGTTAGACCTGGTGAAACTGGGGCAATCCAACGTGGAGATAGCTAAGCGCAACCTGGAGATATCTTTAGATAAATATAAGCTGGGAAACATTACCCCGCTGGAGATACGCGAGGCGCAAAGGAACTATCTTGACGCGCAATCCAAGTTTTTTGCGGCACAATATCAAAGCAAACAGGCAGAAATTACCTTAAAACAAATCACAAATAGTATAAATATTCAATAA
- a CDS encoding response regulator: MSGTYKICLLIDDNYIDNFVTRRILESGNFADEVIVRQSPTEAIDSLREGLIKPDVIFLDIRMPLMDGFEFLQEYDKLDAEHKGAKIFMLSSSLDPTDFKKSIENKYITQFIHKPLTHKILEELSA, translated from the coding sequence ATGTCCGGAACCTATAAAATATGTTTGCTGATTGATGACAATTACATAGATAATTTTGTCACTCGCAGGATATTGGAAAGCGGCAACTTTGCTGATGAAGTTATTGTGCGGCAATCTCCAACCGAAGCTATCGATTCATTAAGAGAAGGTTTAATAAAACCCGATGTGATATTTTTAGACATCAGGATGCCTTTAATGGACGGCTTTGAGTTTTTGCAGGAGTACGATAAACTGGATGCTGAACATAAAGGGGCGAAAATATTTATGCTTTCGTCATCGCTTGATCCTACTGATTTTAAAAAATCTATCGAGAACAAATACATCACACAGTTTATCCACAAGCCGCTTACCCACAAAATTCTGGAAGAGCTTAGTGCATGA
- a CDS encoding N-acetylglucosamine kinase: MILVADSGSSKTDWLLDTPGGAPAEYRTDGLNPYFLTEKEIAKKLHDQLAALTAISHQITEIYFFGAGCSSPDRHEMVSNALSQVFPKAFVSVDSDLLGSAYATCGRDKGICCVLGTGSNISFFDGEDVAEGKHGLGYVLGDEGSGSWLGKTLVTDFMYGNMPADIAASFYKTYQLDKATVIKNVYQQPRANSYLASFAKFLNGIQYTDYGQKVLNDSFIEFIETNIKSYPEYHQYNCHFVGSIAYHFSEELKAQCAKNNIHVGKIIQKPIDELLKFIVKRSGV, encoded by the coding sequence ATGATCTTAGTTGCTGATAGTGGTTCGTCAAAAACCGACTGGCTGCTGGATACACCCGGCGGCGCCCCGGCCGAATACCGTACCGACGGACTAAATCCATACTTTTTAACGGAAAAGGAAATTGCAAAGAAACTGCACGATCAGTTAGCTGCATTAACGGCTATATCCCATCAAATTACCGAGATCTATTTTTTTGGGGCGGGCTGTTCCAGTCCCGACAGGCACGAGATGGTATCAAATGCGTTAAGCCAGGTATTCCCAAAAGCGTTTGTAAGTGTGGATAGCGATCTTTTAGGTTCGGCCTATGCTACTTGTGGCCGCGATAAAGGGATTTGCTGTGTTTTGGGTACGGGCTCGAACATCTCTTTTTTTGATGGCGAGGATGTAGCCGAAGGTAAGCATGGTTTGGGCTATGTACTGGGCGATGAAGGTTCGGGCTCATGGTTGGGCAAAACACTGGTAACCGATTTTATGTATGGCAATATGCCAGCCGATATAGCCGCATCGTTTTATAAAACCTACCAGTTGGATAAGGCTACGGTTATTAAAAATGTATATCAGCAGCCACGTGCAAATTCATACCTGGCATCGTTCGCTAAATTTTTAAATGGTATACAATATACCGATTACGGACAAAAGGTGCTGAACGATTCATTTATAGAATTTATAGAAACCAATATTAAAAGTTATCCCGAATATCATCAGTATAACTGCCATTTTGTGGGTTCTATTGCCTATCACTTCAGCGAAGAATTAAAAGCCCAATGCGCCAAGAATAATATCCATGTAGGTAAGATCATCCAAAAACCTATTGACGAATTGCTGAAATTTATAGTAAAACGTAGCGGGGTTTGA
- a CDS encoding alpha/beta fold hydrolase yields MKSLLYLAMVLALCAGISSCKHKKTNLVGGADSGKIAIHNNGVNIAYTDTSNISDTTLFFVHGWAINRSYWAKQLTYFGKRYHIVSIDLPGFGQSGKNRKDWSTRAFASDVDSVIAALKLKRVILIGHSMSGDIVLQAAIDNPDKVIGLVGVDNFNSPGAPQTEQDKKAYAAAVLQLKQHFKRTAIAWFNQQLFSKTTPADIRERVLKDVAKADSVIGVASLEGGNDFNEIAKLKEAKKKLYLINSDVHPVDSTYLIANKIPFKIFYVPGSGHFPMIEHPQVFNMSLDNVILDINKK; encoded by the coding sequence ATGAAATCACTACTTTATTTGGCAATGGTACTTGCACTGTGTGCGGGTATTTCCTCCTGTAAGCATAAAAAAACCAACCTGGTAGGCGGTGCCGATTCTGGTAAAATAGCCATACATAACAACGGGGTGAACATTGCCTATACTGATACCAGCAACATTAGTGATACCACCTTGTTTTTTGTACATGGCTGGGCCATTAACCGCAGTTACTGGGCTAAGCAATTAACATATTTTGGTAAAAGGTACCATATTGTCAGTATCGATCTGCCGGGGTTCGGTCAATCGGGTAAAAACCGTAAAGACTGGAGTACCAGGGCATTCGCCAGCGATGTGGATTCGGTTATTGCGGCACTAAAATTAAAGAGGGTGATCTTGATTGGCCATTCTATGTCGGGCGATATTGTGCTGCAAGCGGCAATTGATAACCCTGATAAAGTAATCGGCCTGGTAGGTGTGGATAATTTTAACAGCCCCGGCGCACCGCAAACCGAACAGGATAAAAAAGCATATGCCGCGGCCGTACTGCAATTAAAGCAGCATTTTAAGCGCACAGCCATTGCCTGGTTTAACCAGCAGCTATTCTCGAAAACAACCCCTGCAGACATACGCGAACGGGTACTAAAGGATGTAGCGAAAGCCGATTCGGTTATAGGTGTAGCCAGTCTGGAAGGCGGCAACGATTTTAATGAAATAGCTAAGCTGAAGGAAGCTAAAAAGAAATTATATTTAATTAATAGTGATGTGCACCCGGTAGACAGTACCTACCTGATAGCTAATAAAATCCCTTTTAAAATATTTTATGTCCCCGGCAGCGGCCACTTTCCTATGATAGAACATCCGCAGGTATTTAATATGTCGCTGGATAATGTGATTTTGGATATCAATAAGAAGTAA
- a CDS encoding menaquinone biosynthesis family protein: MKLTLGFSPCPNDTFIFDALIHHKIDTEGLNFEVFYEDVETLNQKAFRGELDVTKLSYHAFAYVVDKYVLLDSGSALGFGVGPLLISDLEISISDLKNNQIRGRKSEIRNPVIGIPGKYTTANFLLGLAFPDATNKEILVFSDIENAVLEGRVDIGLIIHENRFTYQDKGLKKIIDLGDYWEKQTGCAIPLGGIVANRHLPAGVLHKLNRVLRRSVEFAFANPKSGLEFIRSHAQEMSEEVMYKHIDLYVNQYSVDLGTEGRKAIQLLFDTALEKGIIPEIKEELFLSPPTFN; encoded by the coding sequence ATGAAATTAACCCTCGGCTTTTCGCCTTGCCCTAACGATACTTTTATATTCGATGCGCTTATCCATCATAAAATAGATACTGAAGGCCTGAATTTTGAAGTGTTTTATGAAGATGTGGAAACGCTTAATCAAAAAGCCTTTCGCGGTGAGCTTGATGTTACTAAACTCAGTTATCATGCGTTTGCCTATGTGGTCGATAAATATGTACTGCTGGATAGCGGCAGTGCACTGGGCTTTGGTGTGGGACCACTTTTAATTTCGGATTTGGAAATTTCAATTTCGGATTTAAAAAATAACCAAATCCGAGGTCGGAAATCCGAAATCCGAAATCCGGTGATAGGGATACCCGGAAAATACACAACTGCTAATTTTTTACTGGGATTAGCATTTCCTGATGCTACAAATAAGGAGATACTTGTTTTCTCGGATATTGAGAACGCGGTTTTAGAGGGTAGGGTAGATATTGGCCTTATCATTCACGAGAACCGCTTTACTTACCAGGATAAGGGCCTGAAAAAGATCATCGACCTGGGCGATTACTGGGAAAAACAAACAGGCTGCGCTATCCCGCTGGGTGGTATTGTGGCTAACCGTCATTTGCCTGCCGGCGTGCTGCATAAGCTGAACCGGGTATTGCGCCGCTCTGTGGAGTTTGCTTTTGCCAATCCCAAATCGGGGTTGGAATTTATTCGCAGCCATGCGCAGGAAATGAGTGAAGAGGTGATGTACAAACACATTGATCTGTATGTAAACCAATACTCGGTTGATTTAGGTACAGAAGGCAGAAAGGCAATCCAATTACTGTTTGATACAGCGCTGGAGAAGGGGATAATACCAGAAATTAAGGAAGAGTTATTTTTAAGTCCGCCAACCTTTAACTAA
- the mqnB gene encoding futalosine hydrolase — MKILIVAATQSEIEPLFQVGSLTPEVQSPQSEDLELPTQDLRLLVTGVGMVATAFALGRHLATHQYDLAINLGIAGSFDRSLDLGEVVEVTTDILAELGAEDDEDFLSIEQLGFGESVFTASTTLSGIFNQHHIDSSNLLLKHTTGITVNTVHGNEQAIEKITSRLDVQVESMEGAAFFYACRKAGIPCIQIRAVSNYVEKRNRDGWQIGLAIKNLNTFADALLKRLG, encoded by the coding sequence ATGAAAATACTAATTGTAGCAGCTACCCAAAGCGAAATAGAACCTCTTTTTCAAGTGGGGAGCCTGACGCCTGAAGTTCAAAGCCCTCAGTCCGAAGACTTAGAACTACCGACTCAAGACTTAAGACTTTTAGTAACCGGCGTAGGCATGGTGGCTACAGCTTTTGCGCTGGGCAGGCATCTGGCAACTCATCAATACGACCTGGCTATTAACCTGGGTATTGCCGGCAGCTTTGACCGCAGCCTTGATTTGGGCGAAGTGGTAGAAGTAACTACCGATATACTGGCTGAACTTGGCGCTGAAGACGATGAAGATTTTTTATCCATTGAGCAATTGGGTTTTGGTGAAAGTGTGTTTACCGCCAGCACTACCTTATCAGGTATCTTTAATCAGCATCATATAGATAGCAGCAATTTGCTGTTGAAACATACTACAGGAATAACTGTGAATACGGTACACGGCAACGAGCAGGCTATTGAAAAAATAACCAGCCGTTTAGATGTACAGGTAGAGAGTATGGAGGGCGCAGCCTTTTTTTATGCGTGCCGCAAAGCAGGCATACCCTGTATACAGATCAGGGCAGTGTCAAATTATGTAGAAAAACGTAACCGCGATGGCTGGCAAATAGGTTTGGCCATTAAAAATCTCAATACATTTGCCGATGCGCTTTTGAAAAGGTTGGGATAA
- a CDS encoding 6-pyruvoyl trahydropterin synthase family protein has protein sequence MIYMTRKEHFNAAHRMYRDEWSAEKNAEVFGKCANPNWHGHNYNLFVTVKGRISQATGYLIDLKELKVIINDYVIEKLDHKNINMDVDFMAGKMASTELLCIEIFNQLKAPIEAYEGVYLHSVKLYETENNSAEYFGE, from the coding sequence ATGATATACATGACGCGCAAGGAGCATTTTAACGCGGCACACCGGATGTACCGCGATGAATGGAGCGCAGAAAAAAATGCGGAAGTTTTTGGCAAATGTGCCAACCCCAACTGGCACGGGCACAACTATAACCTGTTTGTAACCGTTAAAGGCCGCATCAGTCAAGCCACGGGATATCTTATCGATTTAAAGGAACTTAAAGTAATTATAAACGATTACGTAATTGAAAAGCTTGACCATAAGAACATTAACATGGATGTTGATTTTATGGCCGGCAAAATGGCATCGACAGAATTACTTTGCATTGAAATATTCAACCAGTTAAAAGCGCCTATTGAGGCCTACGAGGGTGTTTACCTGCACTCTGTTAAACTTTACGAAACCGAAAACAATTCTGCCGAGTATTTTGGCGAATAA